The proteins below come from a single Oenanthe melanoleuca isolate GR-GAL-2019-014 chromosome Z, OMel1.0, whole genome shotgun sequence genomic window:
- the GTF2H2 gene encoding general transcription factor IIH subunit 2, whose amino-acid sequence MDDEPERTKRWEGGYERTWEILKEDESGSLKATIEDILFKAKRKRLYEHHGQVRLGMMRHLYVVVDGSRTMEDQDLKPNRLTCTLKLLEYFVEEYFDQNPISQIGLIVTKSKRAEKMTELSGNSKKHVTALKKAVDMNCSGEPSLYNSLNLAMQTLKHMPGHTSREVLVVLSSLTTCDPANIYDLIKCLKAVKIRVSVIGLSAEVRVCTVLARETGGTYHVILDESHYKELLMHHVSPPPASSTSECSLIRMGFPQHTIASLSDQDAKPSFSMAQLENNSDPGLTLGGYFCPQCRAKYCELPVECKICGLTLVSAPHLARSYHHLFPLDVFQEVPLEEYKGERHCQGCQGEIKDQNVYICKVCQNAFCVECDLFVHDSLHCCPGCIHEHPAPVSV is encoded by the exons ATGGATGACGAACCAGAACGGACCAAGCGCTGGGAAGGAGGCTACGAAAGAACATG GGAAATTCTTAAGGAAGACGAATCCGGGTCGTTGAAAGCAACCATCGAGGACATTCTCTTCAAGGCAAAGAGGAAAAG ACTCTATGAACACCATGGACAAGTTCGGCTTGGAATG ATGCGTCATCTTTACGTGGTTGTTGATGGATCAAGAACGATGGAGGACCAAGACTTAAAACCAAACAGACTTACCTGCACTCTGAAG TTACTGGAATATTTTGTTGAAGAGTACTTTGACCAGAATCCTATTAGTCAG ATTGGCTTAATTGTAACCAAGAGTAAAAGAGCGGAAAAAATGACAGAACTCTCAG GAAACTCAAAAAAGCATGTAACTGCTCTGAAGAAAGCAGTGGATATGAACTGTAGCGGAGAGCCTTCTCTATATAATTCCCTAAATTTGGCCATGCAAACCTTAAA GCACATGCCAGGACATACAAGCAGAGAGGTTTTGGTAGTCCTCAGCAGTCTGACGACATGTGATCCAGCCAACATCTATGATCTAATTAAG TGTCTAAAAGCAGTAAAGATCAGAGTATCTGTCATCGGCCTAAGTGCTGAAGTTCGAGTTTGTACAGTACTTGCCCGAGAAACTGGTG GAACATACCACGTTATTTTAGATGAAAGTCATTATAAGGAGCTGTTGATGCACCATGTTAGTCCTCCACCTGCCAGTTCAACTTCTGAGTGCTCCCTTATTCGAATGG gtTTTCCTCAGCATACTATCGCTTCTTTATCTGATCAAGATGCAAAGCCTTCCTTTAGCATGGC GCAATTGGAAAATAACAGTGACCCAGGTCTTACACTGGGTGGATATTTTTGTCCTCAGTGCAGAGCCAAATACTGTGAGCTTCCTGTGGAATGCAAAATATGTG GTCTTACATTAGTGTCTGCACCTCACCTGGCTCGGTCTTACCATCACTTGTTTCCTTTAGATGTCTTTCAGGAAGTTCCGCTGGAAGAATACAAGGGGGAACG GCATTGTCAAGGCTGCCAGGGAGAAATAAAAGATCAAAAT GTGTACATATGCAAAGTGTGTCAGAATGCATTCTGTGTGGAATGTGATCTATTTGTTCATGATTCGCTgcactgctgtcctggctgtatTCATGAGCACCCTGCTCCTGTGTCTGTATGa